In Myxococcales bacterium, the DNA window ATTTCCGGTGGGAGAGGCCACGGAATACACCGGGTGTCCTCGTACGGGCACACTCGTCTTGAACGCCCACGTGTTGCGGTCCAGGACCACCATGCGCGGTTCCCCGACCAGCGGAACGAACACGTTGTCGCCGGCGACCGCCCACGAGGCCATGTGCGGGAGCTTCACGGGGGTCCCCTTGTCGAACTTCTGCTTGGGATCCCGCAGGCTCACCTCTTTGACACCGGCGTTCGGGTCTCGCAGGTCGAGCACGGAGACGTGCTCACTCCCCATGTGACCCACGACGTACCAGCGACCGTCGGGCGTGATCATCGCGTCGTAGGGCTCGTCGGTGCTGGTCTTGACCTTGCGCTCAATCTTCGGCTCCGCGCCGGAGGCGTCGATGACCCAGATTTCCGCGCCCTCGATCAACACACACACAAACCGGTTGCCGGGCGCGTCCACCACACCGGTGGCGCGAGACATCAGCTTTTGTCCGCCTTTTTCCATCTCCGCTGGCAGGCGTTTCACCACCTTCAGGGTCTGTGAATCGAGAATGGTGATGCCACCGGGCTGATACTCGGCGGTCGCGACGTAGCGGCCGTCCTGGCTGATGGCGATGTCGATGCTGTTCTTCGACACCTCCACCTCCCCCGCGAGCTCGACCTTCGTGAGATCGATACGGGAGAGTTTGCCGCTGCGGGTCGCGACGTACCCCCAGCGTAGATCCGGCGAGAACGTCATGGTCGCGTGACGCATGTTGCCGAGGCCCTTGATTCGCGACGCGGTGTAGCTGCGTTCGCTCAGATCGTAGACACCCAGGCTCTCGGTCTCGCGCTCGACGACGAACACGCGCGAGCCGATGCCTCCGGACGGCAGCGCCGCTGTCGGGAGTGAGGCCGCCGACGCTGCGGGATCAGCCGACGGTGCAGCCGACGGTGCGGGCGCAGCGCCGGGCGACTGACAAGCCGCCACGAGCAGACAGGTGCAGAGCAACAACCTTTTCATGCGGGATGTGACTCCTGGGAAACGAAGCCGATCTCGGCGTCGGTCATCACACAAGCCGGATCGGACGCCCACATGTCGCGGGAGTGGGCCAGCGCGCGTTCGCGGTGCGAGCCCCGGCAATGCTCGACGTAGTTGCAGCTGCCGCAGCGCCCGGTGAGGTGTCGCGTCCGCTCCCGGAGCTGAGCCCTGAGCGGGTGCGCCAGGATCTGCGCCAACGAGTCCTCACGCACGTTGCCGAACGTAGCGGCTTGCCAGAACTGGTCGGGATGGACCCGCCCGAGGTGATCGACGTTGATGATCTTTTCGCCAGCCGAGTTGCCGCGCCGAAGCAAGAGCAGCCGTTCGACGCGGGTGGCGGCGTCGCCCCCCAGCTCTTGTCGGATGAAGGCAAGCAGCGCAGGCCCATCCGAGTCGTTCCCACCGGTGACGATGTCGGGCCCGACGCCGGACTCGAGCTGAAGCTTCGCGCGGGAAAATAGTCGATCCAGCGCCGACCGAGACTCCGCCGGAGAGAGATCGTCGTCCCCCATCCGAAATGCCCGCCCCGAGTACAGCAGGTGTGACACGTAGAACCGCTCGACTCCGAGCGTGGCCGCGTGATCGATCAGCGGCTCGAGCTCACTCGCGTTGAGCTTCGAGAGTGTGATCCGAAGCCCCGTCTTGATGCCCGCCCGCCGGGACGCCACGAGCCCGTCGCTTGCCCGCCGGAAACCGCCGGTCAAGCCGCGATAGCGATCATTGAAGTCCCGCATCCCGTCGATGCTGATCCCGACGTACTTGACGCCGACGTCCTTCAGTCGCCGGGCGACCTCGTCGTCAATGAACACTCCGTTGCTCGAGAGCTGGGGGATGAGCCCGAGGGAGGTCGCTCGCTCGATCAGCTCGAACAGGTCCTTGCGTAGCATCGGCTCGCCGCCGCTGAAGATCACCACCTTGGTTCCCGCGTCCGCGAGCGCGTCGAGCAACGCGAGGCCCTGCTCGGTGGTCAGATCGTCGGGGGACGGTTGTTTGGAGGCGGAGGCATAACAGTGCGGGCACGACAGGTTGCAGTGGCCAACGACGTTCCAGACCACCACCGGAACGCCACGCTCGGGTTCGGCGTAGCGGTCGGGCGACCGTTGCTCGAGCTGTGCCGGCGCCGAAGGGTCGCTCGCGGCCCGTAAGAGATCGCTCACCATCAACATTGGCGCGTTACCTTCAAGAGCTGTGCCGTGAGGCTACTCCATCGCGAGCGTTGAAGAGTCCGGGGCGCAATCAGCGCTCCGCCGGGGCTCAGCGCTGCGAAAACAGTTCATCTTGATGACCTGCCCCCAACACGAAGCCGCGACCTTCGCCCGAGAGGGCGAGCGGCCGCGGCTCCGGCTCCGCGAGGACGAGCGTCAGTAGACGTCGTGCGCGGTGTTGTACAGGTTGAACTTACCGGTGGGGGTCACCAGCCAGTCCTCTTCGATGCGCTTGATCTCTTTGAGATCTTTGTCGTTGTAGATGATGAGCGCGCCCTTCTTGTCCCAACCCGACAGCCACACCTCGGTGCCGTCCTTGTTGTACTCGAAGTGCACGGACCGGCCCCGTTCCATCGGGGTCCAGCACTTCTCGATCTTGCCCTCTTTCTTGCTGTAGACGCAGATCTGGCGGGTCTCTTCTTCTTTGTTCGCCAGCGGCGAGTCCATCCAGACCCAGGGGCTCTTGGGATGAGTCTTGACGAAGAGGCTGCCGGGGCCGCCAACCTTGACCTCACGCACCACCTTCCAGGCATGCTCCGGGTGTTTCACTGGATCCGCGCCGTAGATGGTCAGCTTGGGCTCGCCAATGTGGGTGGTGGCGTTGACCCAGCCGAACTTTGGATCCTCCCAGTTCGCGCCGCGCCCCGGGTGCGGCTTGTTGCCGGTCTCGAACTTGGTGACGAACTTCTTCTCCTTGGTGTCCACCACCACCATCTCGTTCTTCATGTTGGCGGCCATCATGATGAAGCGCTTGGTGTGGTCGAACCCGCCGTCGTGGAGGAAGCGCTGCGTAGCCAGCTTCTCGACCATCGGAAAGTCGGGCTTGCTGTAGTCGATCAGCGCGATGAAGCCGGACTCCTTGAGGTTGGCGATCCAGAGCGGCTCGTGGTGGCTGGCGACGATCGCGGCCACCCGATTCTCCTTGAGCGGCGTCTTGTCGACGGCGTCCATGAGCACGCTCTGAACCGCCTTCGGCTCGAGCGTGAGCCCGTCGTACACGACGTACTGGGGCGGCCAGTAACAGCCCTCGATGACGAGTTTGTCTTCCCAGCCCTTGGCCTTGCTGCCATCGACGCTGCGGGCTTCCATGCAGCCTTGGACCTGGGCAACCAGCGTTGGAGTCTCGGTCCAGAGGTCGATCAAGCTGACCCTTCCGTCGCGGCCCACGGCGTAGAAGTAACGACCAGAGACCGATGCACGGAGAATGTGCACCGCGTATCCCGTCGGGATGATCACCAGCTTCTCCTTGGTGTCGCCATCGATGATGGCGACCTGGCCAGCGTCACGGAGCACGACCCCGAAGAAGTTCTCCCACTTGCGCTTGGTCTCGGGTTTCTTCGGGCGCTGGTCCACAGGCACGAGCACCTTGTGGGTGCCCTTGATCTTTTCGAGCGGCATCGCCGGGGGCTCGGGCGGCGGCATCTGGACGTAGTTGGCCATCAAGGTCATCTCTTCGTCGTTCAGGACGCCGATCTTGCCCCAGGGCGGCATGCCGCCAGGCAGGCCGTTCATGAGTGTGTTCTTGATGGTCGCGGTGCCGAGCTTCCGGGTGCGCTCGGGCTGGATGTTCGGCCCCGTGGCGCCCGCGCGCAGCGTGCCGTGGCAGCCCGCGCAGCGCTGGAAGAAGATGCCCTTGGCTCGCTCGAAGTCCGCGCCGGTGAGCTCGACCGGAGGCTCCTGTTTCACCTGCAGACCCCCCGCGGCGCTGATCGTGTCGATATAGGCGAGCACGTCGTTCATCTGCTTGTCGGTCAGGTTGAGCGGCGGCATCTGGGTCTTGTACTTTGCGAGCAGCTCCTTCCCGACCGCATCGTCCTTGGCCATGCCGACCGGGTCCTTGATCCACTTGACCAGCCAGTCCTTCTGGCGGCGCTTGCTCACGTCCTTCAGATCGGGGCCGGCGCGATCCCCGGCGCCGATGCTGTGGCAGGCTTGGCACTGTGTGTCGTAGATCGTCTTGCCGGCCTGAGCCTCGGCGCCAAGGGCGGGCCCTTCTGCGCCGGCGCTGGCGCTCGGCGCGGGCGTGCCGCCTTCGGTCTTCTTGTCACAGGCCACGAGGTTGGCGGCGAGAGCCGCTGCTGCCACGAAGCTGATGGTTGCTCGAACTCGCATCTGAAAGCCTCCTCGGCGTTCCCGCCGCTCAGCGCTGCCGAACGATGAGTAAAGCAATTCACAAGCCGAGGCCGATGATGGGCGTCAGCTCAAAAGACATTTCTGTCGATTGATGGCGCGCGGCGCGCTCTGCGGCCAACTGAGCCCCGACGCTCAGCCGTAATTCGCGAACTCTTTGCGCGACAAGATGGAGACGGCGCGCGCTTTGCGCGATTCCAGCCCAGAGTGAGGGTCCGCCCCCCCGGGCCTCGGGAGATCGCGGCGCCGCTGGGTCACGGCTTGGCGAGGCACGCTTGAAGCTCGGCGCTCTGAGTCCAGCCGCACTTGCCATCGGCCTGGGGCTCACAGCTGCCAAGCTTCTGGTAGCACGCGTACTCCGGCTTCCAGTCGCAGGTCGTCACCAGGTCCAGGTCGGAGCAGAGCTGGCCGGAGCAGCCGCTCGGCTTGCACGGGTTCGCTGCGCTGGGACTGATACGCGTGAAGAACTGCGCAGCGCGGAGTCCGTCCATCGAACCCGCGGGACCCGTCACTTTCTCGATGCTGGCGGCCACGATTAGCCCGTGCGCCGACATCTCCTCCCACGCTGCGTCGAGCTGCGCTTGCGTCGCTCCGCTCGGTGAGAGATCCACACCTGCGTACGTCGCCGTCGGCTTCAGCTTGCGGTTCAGGCGCGTCGCCTCGACCACTGGGCAAGGAAACGTGATGCAGACGATCCCAGAGCCTTCGGCTCGGTAGAAGATGCCGGAGGCTGCATTGTCCGTCGCTGCACGCCAGCCCTCGCTGACCTCGAACACGCTGTAGCTCATGGTCTTCTGGTTGACCGTGCCGAGCTTGCCGCGCAAGACGACCTGACCGGAGCGCGCAGCGCTGTCGGCTGCGTTCTCGTCAGCTTCGCTGAGCCCCACCTCGCTCCAGTCCAGCTCGCTGACGTAACATTCGCTCGCCCACTTCCCGTCCGCACACTTCGTCTTCGGTTGATTCACGCGCTTGACGAACACGCCGCCGCACATCGGCCACATGCACTTTCGGTAGTCGGGGCGGGCGGAGTAGTAGGTCCAGTTGTCCGCACTGAGCCCGTCGGCCTTGCCCGAATCTGCCGGCGCTTCCTCGTTGGGCACACCGGGCTCCGGCGCGCTGCTCGCAGCGCAACCGAACATCGAGAACAGGGTCGTGAGAGAAACGGCGCAGACGAGTCGGGTCTTCATGGCAATGCCTCTTGAAATCAGCCGCAAATCACGAGTAAGGGCTGGTAAGCAAAGGTACGCGCGCCTCCTACCAAAACGTACCCGTGTGCGCAAGAGGCCGCAGCCCACCACTGGTGCCGGACCGGGCGCGCGTTCGCGTTGCCGCCGGGGCTCGGCGCGACAATGGTGGGCGCCCATGCTGCTTCGAGGCAAAACCGCGGTCATCACCGGCGGCGGACGCGGGATCGGCTCGGCGGTGGCACATGCGCTCAGCCGAGCGGGCGCACGGCTGCTGGTCGCGGCCCGCTCCCGGGATCAGGTGGAGCGCGTCGCGGCGGAGCTCACCCGGGACGGCTTCGAGGCTCACGCAACGACCTGCGACGTGACCCAGGAGGACAGTGTCGAGGCGTTGCTCGCCCACGCCAGCCAGAAACTCGGCCCGGTCGACATCCTGATCAACAACGCCGGCATCGCGAGCTCGGCGCCGATCAAGGCAACGACCCTGGACGACTGGAATCGCGTGCTTGCCGTGAACGCCACGGGACCGTTCTTGTGCACGCGAGCGTTCATCGCTGGCATGGCGGAGCGGCGCTGGGGCCGCGTCGTCAACGTGGCCTCGATCACTTCACGCATGGGCGCGCCCTACGTCGGCGCCTACACGGCGTCCAAACATGCCGTGCTCGGCTTCACCCGGGTTGCCGCCGCCGAGTACGCGGACAAGGGTGTGACCATCAACGCAGTGTGCCCTGGCTACGTCGATACGGAGATGACGCAGGCTTCCGTTGATCGCGTGGTCGACAAGACTCAGCTCGACCGCGACGGCGCCCTGGCCGCAATCTTGAAGACCGCGAATCAAAAACGACTGATCCGCCCGGATGAAGTGGCGTTCGTCGTGGCGTCGCTGTGTGCCGAACAAGCCGGCGGAATCAACGGACAAGCCATCGTGATCGATGGCGGAGGGCTGCTTTCATGACACATGTATTGGTGAATCCAGCGGCGCTCGGCGCCCCCAAGGGTTATTCGAACGGTGTGCTCACGCCGGCCGGCGGGCGACTGTTGTTCGTGGCCGGGCAGGTCGGTTGGGACGAAAAACAAGCGATTGTGGGGCCGGAGTTCAGCGCGCAGTTCGCCCAGGCGCTGACGAACGTCGTCAGCGTCGTGCGCGCCGCAGGTGGGGAGCCCGCCCACGTGGCTCGCATGACCCTCTACGTGACGGACAAAGACGAGTACGTCGCGGCTCTGTCGGCAGTCGGCGCCGCGTATCGCTCGCTCATGGGACGCCACTATCCCGCGATGACCTTGGTCGAGGTGAAGGCACTCTTGGAAGAGGGCGCCAAGGTCGAGATCGAGGCCACTGCCGTGTTACCCGCGTAGTCAGGAGACCGTGTCCATGCCGATCACCCCGAAGAGCTTCCTCTACGAGCTCGACCCCGAGACCCATGTCGCGACCGTGACACTGAACCGTCCGGATCGACTCAACGCGCTGACCTTCGAGGTCTACACCGAGCTCGGCGCGACCTTCCGCGCCCTGGACACCGAAGCCAACGTCCGCGCGATCGTGATCACCGGCAGCGGCAAGGGTTTCTGCTCCGGCGGCGATGTCGAGGACATCATCGGGCAGCTCTTCGCGCGGGATCACCAAGGGCTGCTCGAGTTCACCCGCCTGACCGGCGAGCTGGTCGTGGCCATGCGCAAGTG includes these proteins:
- a CDS encoding protein nirF yields the protein MKRLLLCTCLLVAACQSPGAAPAPSAAPSADPAASAASLPTAALPSGGIGSRVFVVERETESLGVYDLSERSYTASRIKGLGNMRHATMTFSPDLRWGYVATRSGKLSRIDLTKVELAGEVEVSKNSIDIAISQDGRYVATAEYQPGGITILDSQTLKVVKRLPAEMEKGGQKLMSRATGVVDAPGNRFVCVLIEGAEIWVIDASGAEPKIERKVKTSTDEPYDAMITPDGRWYVVGHMGSEHVSVLDLRDPNAGVKEVSLRDPKQKFDKGTPVKLPHMASWAVAGDNVFVPLVGEPRMVVLDRNTWAFKTSVPVRGHPVYSVASPTGNEIWVSFSGVENDAYLEVIDTQTLKVKKSIKVGARIYHLDFTPRGGQVIVSANKDNKLALVDATTYSVIDEETVNSPSGVFGAWRAFRIGL
- a CDS encoding c-type cytochrome gives rise to the protein MRVRATISFVAAAALAANLVACDKKTEGGTPAPSASAGAEGPALGAEAQAGKTIYDTQCQACHSIGAGDRAGPDLKDVSKRRQKDWLVKWIKDPVGMAKDDAVGKELLAKYKTQMPPLNLTDKQMNDVLAYIDTISAAGGLQVKQEPPVELTGADFERAKGIFFQRCAGCHGTLRAGATGPNIQPERTRKLGTATIKNTLMNGLPGGMPPWGKIGVLNDEEMTLMANYVQMPPPEPPAMPLEKIKGTHKVLVPVDQRPKKPETKRKWENFFGVVLRDAGQVAIIDGDTKEKLVIIPTGYAVHILRASVSGRYFYAVGRDGRVSLIDLWTETPTLVAQVQGCMEARSVDGSKAKGWEDKLVIEGCYWPPQYVVYDGLTLEPKAVQSVLMDAVDKTPLKENRVAAIVASHHEPLWIANLKESGFIALIDYSKPDFPMVEKLATQRFLHDGGFDHTKRFIMMAANMKNEMVVVDTKEKKFVTKFETGNKPHPGRGANWEDPKFGWVNATTHIGEPKLTIYGADPVKHPEHAWKVVREVKVGGPGSLFVKTHPKSPWVWMDSPLANKEEETRQICVYSKKEGKIEKCWTPMERGRSVHFEYNKDGTEVWLSGWDKKGALIIYNDKDLKEIKRIEEDWLVTPTGKFNLYNTAHDVY
- a CDS encoding radical SAM protein codes for the protein MLMVSDLLRAASDPSAPAQLEQRSPDRYAEPERGVPVVVWNVVGHCNLSCPHCYASASKQPSPDDLTTEQGLALLDALADAGTKVVIFSGGEPMLRKDLFELIERATSLGLIPQLSSNGVFIDDEVARRLKDVGVKYVGISIDGMRDFNDRYRGLTGGFRRASDGLVASRRAGIKTGLRITLSKLNASELEPLIDHAATLGVERFYVSHLLYSGRAFRMGDDDLSPAESRSALDRLFSRAKLQLESGVGPDIVTGGNDSDGPALLAFIRQELGGDAATRVERLLLLRRGNSAGEKIINVDHLGRVHPDQFWQAATFGNVREDSLAQILAHPLRAQLRERTRHLTGRCGSCNYVEHCRGSHRERALAHSRDMWASDPACVMTDAEIGFVSQESHPA
- a CDS encoding SDR family oxidoreductase, whose product is MLLRGKTAVITGGGRGIGSAVAHALSRAGARLLVAARSRDQVERVAAELTRDGFEAHATTCDVTQEDSVEALLAHASQKLGPVDILINNAGIASSAPIKATTLDDWNRVLAVNATGPFLCTRAFIAGMAERRWGRVVNVASITSRMGAPYVGAYTASKHAVLGFTRVAAAEYADKGVTINAVCPGYVDTEMTQASVDRVVDKTQLDRDGALAAILKTANQKRLIRPDEVAFVVASLCAEQAGGINGQAIVIDGGGLLS
- a CDS encoding RidA family protein; this encodes MTHVLVNPAALGAPKGYSNGVLTPAGGRLLFVAGQVGWDEKQAIVGPEFSAQFAQALTNVVSVVRAAGGEPAHVARMTLYVTDKDEYVAALSAVGAAYRSLMGRHYPAMTLVEVKALLEEGAKVEIEATAVLPA